Sequence from the Sphingosinicella ginsenosidimutans genome:
CTGAACACGCCGGCGGTCGTCACCACCGATCTTCGCCTGAACGAGCCGCGCTATGCGAGCCTGCCCAACATCATGAAGGCCAAGTCCAAGCCGCTCGCGACCAAGGCGCCGGCGGATTATGGCGTCGACACGAGCCCGCGGCTCACCACGCTCAAGGTGAGCGAGCCGCCCCGGCGCCAGGCCGGCGTCAAGGTCGCGGACGTGGATGAACTGATCGGCAAGCTGAAGAATCTGGGAGTGGTGGCATGAGCGTCGCGATCGTCCTCGTCGAACATGAAGGCGGCGCGATCAAGGACGCGACGCTTGCCGCCGTCACCGCCGCGGCGAAGCTCGGCGAGGTCCATGCGCTGGTCGCCGGCCAGGGCGTCGGGCCGGTTGCCGAGGCCGCCGCGAAGATCGCCGGCGTTGCCAAGGTCCATGTCGCCGACGATGCGGCCTATGCGCACCAGCTGGCCGAGAATGTCGCGCCGGTCGCGGCCGCGCTGATGAAGGACCATGGCGATTATTTCGTCGCGCCGGCGACGACCACCGGCAAGAATGTCGCGCCGCGCGTCGCCGCCTTGCTCGATGTCATGCAGGTCAGCGACATCCTGTCGGTCGAAGGGCCCGACACCTTCACCCGGCCGATCTATGCCGGCAACGCGATCGCGACGGTGAAATCGTCCGATGCCAGGAAGGTGATCACCGTTCGCACCACCGCGTTCGAGAAGGCGGCGGCAAGCGGCGGATCGGGCAGCGTCGAGCCGGTCTCCGGCGGCGGCGATGCCGGGCTCTCCAGCTTCGTCGGCGCGGAGCTCTCGAAGTCCGAGCGGCCGGAGCTGACCAGCGCCAAGGTGATCGTCTCGGGCGGCCGCGCGCTCGGCTCGTCGGAGCAATTCCACGCCCTCATCGATCCGCTCGCCGACAAATTGAAGGCCGGCGTCGGCGCCAGCCGCGCCGCGGTCGATGCCGGCTATGCGCCCAACGACTATCAGGTCGGCCAGACCGGCAAGATCGTCGCCCCCGAAGTCTATATCGCGATCGGCATCTCCGGCGCGATCCAGCATCTCGCCGGCATGAAGGACTCCAAGACCATCATCGCCATCAACAAGGACGAAGACGCCCCCATCTTCCAGGTCGCCGACATCGGCCTGGTCGGCGACCTCTTCAAGATCGTCCCCGAGCTCACCGAAAAACTCTGAGCGTGTTGGGACAAGGCCCGGTATCAGTACCCGGACGCCTCGGCATATCGGCGGACATGATATTCGCGGTCGCCGAACAGATGATCCGCCACCGTCAGCCGCTTGTGAAAATAGCCGACCGGACATTCTTCGGTGATCGCCATGGCGCCGAATATCTGCATCGCGTGCTTCCCGACCAGCCGCGCCGCCTTGCTCATCTGAACCTTGGCGCCCGAGATGGCCTGCGTCCGTGCGGCGTCGGCGGGGTCGTCGGCATAACGGGAAGCCAGCAAGACCATCGACCTGGCCTGCTCGACAGCGACGACCATATCGACCGCTCGGTGCTGCAAGACCTGGAAACCGCCGAGATGTTGGCCGAAGGCCCTGCGGGTCCGCAGATGCTCGATCGTCAATCCGATCAGCATCTCCAGCGATCCGAGGGCTTCGGCGCAAATCGCCGCCGTCGCCCGATCGACCGC
This genomic interval carries:
- a CDS encoding electron transfer flavoprotein subunit alpha/FixB family protein, which translates into the protein MSVAIVLVEHEGGAIKDATLAAVTAAAKLGEVHALVAGQGVGPVAEAAAKIAGVAKVHVADDAAYAHQLAENVAPVAAALMKDHGDYFVAPATTTGKNVAPRVAALLDVMQVSDILSVEGPDTFTRPIYAGNAIATVKSSDARKVITVRTTAFEKAAASGGSGSVEPVSGGGDAGLSSFVGAELSKSERPELTSAKVIVSGGRALGSSEQFHALIDPLADKLKAGVGASRAAVDAGYAPNDYQVGQTGKIVAPEVYIAIGISGAIQHLAGMKDSKTIIAINKDEDAPIFQVADIGLVGDLFKIVPELTEKL